In the Roseibium sp. HPY-6 genome, one interval contains:
- a CDS encoding phosphoribosyl-ATP diphosphatase, which produces MTKFTLEALDAIVAARAKSDDEKSYTRKLVNKGVAKCAQKLGEEAVEAAIAAVREDREELTAEAADVLYHLLVVLNVSNVPLADVMAELGKRTGQTGLEEKASRPQE; this is translated from the coding sequence ATGACCAAGTTCACACTCGAAGCTCTGGATGCCATAGTTGCTGCACGCGCGAAGAGCGACGATGAAAAGTCCTACACACGCAAACTTGTAAATAAGGGCGTAGCCAAATGCGCCCAGAAACTGGGGGAAGAGGCGGTCGAGGCGGCGATTGCGGCTGTGAGGGAAGACCGGGAAGAATTGACGGCGGAAGCCGCCGATGTGCTTTATCATTTGTTGGTGGTTCTGAATGTATCCAATGTTCCCTTGGCGGACGTCATGGCGGAGTTGGGCAAACGGACAGGACAGACCGGACTTGAGGAAAAGGCCTCTCGGCCTCAGGAGTGA
- the secB gene encoding protein-export chaperone SecB: MTDTNDGGAQPQTEGAAAPGMHILGQYIKDLSFENPNAPRSLAQGEQPKLDINVNVGAQQMGEDQFEVILTLTAKAERPDMVMFNVELVYSGLFKITGVPQEHMHPFVMIECPRMIFPFARNILSEATRNGGFPPLMLDPIDFAQLYRQNMAQQAATQAEGEQKPN, translated from the coding sequence ATGACCGACACGAATGACGGCGGCGCGCAGCCGCAGACGGAAGGTGCCGCGGCACCTGGCATGCATATCCTGGGTCAGTACATCAAGGATCTGTCGTTTGAAAACCCGAATGCGCCGCGGTCCCTGGCGCAAGGCGAACAGCCGAAGCTCGACATCAACGTCAATGTCGGCGCGCAGCAGATGGGTGAGGATCAATTCGAGGTTATCCTGACACTGACTGCCAAGGCCGAGCGCCCGGACATGGTCATGTTCAATGTCGAACTGGTCTATTCCGGTCTGTTCAAAATCACGGGCGTTCCGCAAGAGCACATGCATCCGTTCGTCATGATCGAGTGCCCGCGCATGATTTTCCCGTTTGCCCGCAACATCCTGTCCGAAGCGACCCGCAATGGTGGTTTCCCGCCCCTGATGCTGGACCCGATCGATTTTGCGCAGCTTTACCGCCAGAACATGGCCCAACAGGCAGCAACGCAGGCTGAAGGCGAGCAAAAGCCGAATTAA
- the coaA gene encoding type I pantothenate kinase has protein sequence MDQKVATALDMDLSPYRVFTERQWSRLRADTPMTLDEHEVEQLQGLNAPVSMQQVETIYLPLSRLLAFYAEATISIHQATQNFLGHRDGKTPFIIGVAGSVSVGKSTTSRVLRELLARWPASPKVDLITTDGFLYPNAILEAEGLMSKKGFPESFDRPRLLKFLSDIKAGRRHVRAPVYSHFYYDVMPGHTVTVDKPDILIVEGLNVLQTRELPKDGRAVPFVSDFFDFSVYIDADEGLLSKWYVDRFMRLRETAFRDPGSYFHKYSRINDNEAVETATRIWNDINLVNLRENILPTRPRADLILSKNASHRISKVALRKV, from the coding sequence ATGGATCAGAAAGTCGCAACGGCCCTGGACATGGATTTGTCCCCCTATAGGGTGTTCACCGAACGCCAGTGGTCCCGTTTGCGTGCCGACACGCCGATGACACTCGATGAACACGAGGTCGAACAGCTTCAGGGCCTGAACGCGCCGGTCTCCATGCAGCAGGTGGAGACGATCTATCTGCCCCTCTCCCGCTTGCTGGCCTTCTATGCCGAGGCAACGATCAGCATTCACCAGGCAACGCAGAATTTTCTCGGTCACCGGGACGGCAAGACGCCTTTCATCATTGGCGTTGCCGGGTCTGTTTCCGTCGGTAAATCAACGACCTCGCGTGTGTTGCGCGAGCTTCTGGCCCGCTGGCCGGCAAGCCCGAAGGTCGATCTGATCACAACGGACGGGTTTCTCTATCCGAACGCCATTCTTGAGGCTGAAGGCCTCATGTCCAAGAAAGGGTTTCCGGAAAGCTTCGACCGGCCGCGGCTGCTCAAGTTCCTGTCGGACATCAAGGCGGGGCGGCGGCACGTTCGGGCGCCTGTTTACTCGCACTTTTACTATGACGTCATGCCCGGCCACACGGTTACCGTCGACAAGCCGGATATCCTGATCGTCGAGGGCCTGAACGTCCTGCAGACGCGAGAGTTGCCCAAGGACGGGCGCGCGGTGCCCTTTGTCTCGGATTTCTTTGACTTTTCCGTCTATATCGATGCGGATGAGGGCTTGCTGAGCAAATGGTATGTCGATCGTTTCATGCGCCTGCGCGAAACGGCGTTCCGCGACCCCGGGTCCTACTTTCACAAATACTCGCGCATCAACGACAATGAGGCAGTTGAAACCGCAACGCGGATCTGGAACGACATCAATCTTGTCAATCTGCGTGAGAACATCCTGCCAACCCGGCCACGAGCTGATCTGATCCTCTCCAAGAATGCGAGCCACCGGATTTCCAAGGTGGCCTTGCGCAAGGTGTGA
- the hisH gene encoding imidazole glycerol phosphate synthase subunit HisH, whose protein sequence is MTIAIIDYGSGNLRSAEKAFERAARAHAHVPDVIVTADPDRVLKADRIVLPGVGAFADCKRGLWAVDGMPDALHETVRVQGKPFFGICVGMQLMATRGLEFETVEGLGWIEGDVSEMKPSDPSLKIPHMGWNTIDVRSESHPVFKGLATGPDGLHAYFVHSYHFACTHEADRLASFGYAGTFTAMVARDNMIGTQFHPEKSQRLGLDLIGNFLDWKP, encoded by the coding sequence ATGACAATTGCAATTATCGACTACGGGTCGGGCAATCTGCGCTCGGCCGAAAAGGCCTTCGAGCGCGCGGCCCGCGCCCATGCCCATGTGCCGGATGTGATTGTTACCGCAGACCCGGATCGCGTGCTGAAGGCCGACCGGATCGTCTTGCCGGGCGTTGGTGCCTTCGCCGATTGCAAGCGCGGCCTGTGGGCTGTCGACGGCATGCCGGACGCCCTTCATGAAACCGTTCGTGTTCAGGGCAAGCCTTTTTTCGGCATTTGCGTCGGGATGCAGCTGATGGCAACCCGCGGCCTGGAATTCGAGACCGTCGAGGGCCTAGGCTGGATCGAAGGCGATGTTTCGGAAATGAAACCGTCGGACCCGTCTTTGAAGATCCCGCATATGGGCTGGAACACGATCGACGTTCGCTCTGAAAGCCATCCGGTTTTCAAGGGTCTGGCAACAGGCCCGGACGGATTGCACGCCTATTTCGTACATTCCTACCACTTTGCCTGCACCCATGAGGCGGATCGTCTCGCGAGCTTCGGTTATGCGGGGACCTTCACGGCCATGGTTGCCAGGGACAACATGATCGGTACGCAATTCCACCCGGAAAAGAGCCAGCGGCTGGGTCTCGACCTGATCGGCAATTTTCTGGACTGGAAACCCTGA
- the hrcA gene encoding heat-inducible transcriptional repressor HrcA, with product MSLSDLDKRSREIFRSIVESYLETGEPVGSRNVSRNLSMSLSPASVRNVMSDLEHLGLLHSPHTSAGRLPTEIGLRFFVDALLEVGDLTEAERREIDVQVRASHEAHSTEQVLTEASQMLSGLSMGAGVVLTHKSDTRLKHIEFVRIEPHKALVILVSEDGSVENRVVDLPSNLPSSALVEATNYLNAQIQGRTLSDIKSELEQVRDADQAELDQLSQKVINAGLAVWGGDNASDPGTLIVRGRSNLLTDLDAVEDLERIRLLFDDLENKKDLIQLLGLAEKGDGVRIFIGSENNLFSLSGSSLVVSPYRDSNQRIVGVLGVIGPTRLNYARVIPMVDYTARLVSRILK from the coding sequence TTGAGCCTTAGCGACCTCGACAAGAGATCACGCGAGATTTTTCGCTCGATCGTCGAAAGCTATCTTGAGACGGGGGAACCGGTCGGCTCCCGCAACGTATCGCGTAATTTGTCCATGTCGCTTTCACCCGCATCGGTGCGCAACGTCATGTCGGATCTGGAACATCTGGGTCTCCTGCATTCGCCGCACACGAGCGCCGGACGGCTGCCGACCGAAATCGGGCTCAGGTTCTTCGTTGACGCGTTGCTCGAAGTCGGAGATCTGACCGAAGCCGAAAGGCGGGAGATCGACGTTCAGGTGAGGGCATCGCATGAGGCGCATTCAACAGAGCAGGTGCTGACGGAGGCCAGCCAGATGCTCTCCGGCCTTTCCATGGGCGCCGGCGTGGTTCTGACGCACAAGAGCGACACGCGGCTGAAGCACATCGAGTTTGTGCGCATCGAACCCCATAAAGCGCTCGTTATTCTGGTCAGTGAAGACGGATCGGTCGAGAACAGGGTTGTGGATCTGCCGTCAAACCTGCCGTCATCTGCACTAGTCGAAGCAACGAACTACCTCAACGCCCAGATACAGGGCCGCACGCTGTCGGACATAAAGTCGGAACTGGAACAGGTTCGAGACGCGGACCAGGCAGAACTCGACCAGCTGAGCCAGAAGGTCATCAATGCCGGGCTTGCCGTCTGGGGTGGCGACAATGCCAGCGATCCGGGAACCCTAATCGTGCGCGGGCGCTCAAATCTCCTGACCGATCTCGACGCCGTGGAAGACCTGGAGCGGATCCGGCTGCTGTTCGACGATCTTGAGAACAAGAAGGATCTTATTCAGCTGCTCGGCCTTGCCGAAAAGGGAGATGGCGTGCGCATCTTCATCGGCTCTGAAAACAATCTCTTTTCGCTCTCGGGCTCTTCGCTGGTTGTCTCGCCCTACCGGGACAGCAATCAGCGTATTGTGGGCGTTCTCGGCGTAATCGGCCCGACGCGGCTGAACTATGCGCGTGTTATCCCGATGGTCGATTACACGGCGCGTCTCGTGAGCAGGATCTTAAAATAA
- the hisF gene encoding imidazole glycerol phosphate synthase subunit HisF: MTLKARVIPCLDVKDGRVVKGVNFVDLVDAGDPVEAAKAYDAAGADELCFLDITASHEGRDTIYDVVRRTAEACFMPVTVGGGVRTVEDIRKLLIAGADKVSINTAAVKNPDFVREAAEKFGAQCIVVSIDAKQVNTPGDPEKFEIFTHGGRNPTGIDAIEFAKKVVELGAGELLVTSMDRDGTKSGYNIALTRAIADAVPVPVIASGGVGTLDHMVEGVRDGHATAVLAASIFHFGEYTIQETKRYMDDAGVPMRLDA; the protein is encoded by the coding sequence ATGACCCTGAAAGCCCGTGTCATTCCCTGCCTCGATGTGAAGGACGGCCGTGTCGTCAAAGGCGTCAATTTTGTGGATCTGGTCGATGCAGGCGATCCTGTGGAAGCTGCGAAGGCATATGATGCCGCCGGTGCCGATGAACTCTGTTTTCTCGATATCACGGCCAGCCATGAAGGCCGGGACACGATCTACGATGTCGTTCGGCGCACGGCGGAAGCCTGCTTCATGCCGGTAACGGTCGGTGGCGGTGTCAGGACGGTGGAAGACATCCGCAAACTTCTGATCGCGGGGGCCGACAAGGTGTCGATCAACACGGCAGCGGTCAAAAACCCGGACTTTGTCCGCGAGGCGGCGGAAAAATTCGGTGCCCAGTGCATCGTGGTTTCCATTGATGCCAAGCAGGTTAACACTCCGGGCGACCCTGAAAAGTTCGAAATCTTCACCCATGGCGGGCGTAATCCGACCGGTATTGATGCCATTGAGTTTGCAAAAAAAGTGGTCGAGCTCGGTGCCGGTGAGCTCCTGGTGACGTCCATGGATCGGGACGGTACAAAGTCGGGCTATAACATCGCGCTCACGCGGGCGATTGCCGATGCCGTGCCCGTGCCGGTGATCGCGTCCGGAGGCGTCGGAACACTTGATCATATGGTCGAGGGCGTGCGGGACGGCCATGCGACTGCGGTCCTAGCGGCGTCGATCTTCCATTTCGGCGAGTACACGATCCAGGAAACCAAAAGATACATGGACGACGCGGGCGTTCCCATGCGTCTCGATGCCTGA
- a CDS encoding ActS/PrrB/RegB family redox-sensitive histidine kinase, with amino-acid sequence MTDEPASNINLPHRQLKLDTLVRLRWLAVGGQSAALLIVHVGLGYSLPAGPAFAMVALSAWLNIFLKMRWPSAMRLSERAATLQLAYDILQMSGLLFLTGGLGNPFAFLLMAPVMVSATGLSARYTFLLGVVATMCASLLAVFHLPLPWPDTEDFRLPVIYSVGIWVALVLTLGFMAVYAFRVAEEARQLADALTATELVLAREQHLNALDGLATAAAHELGTPLATIYLAAKELRDEFEDGDYRGEDIELIRSQAERCREILKQLTSLSSEEDQTYQRMPVAQLLEDVIDPHRGTGVAIHSSIGGNGPEPVGTRNAAIRYGLGNLVENAVDFAASRVDVSAQWDDTVLSISIRDDGPGFSVDILGKIGDPYVSIRSGRSPQGSSGGGLGLGIFIAKTLLERTGAKLQLENQAPPGNGAHIRVSWPRSTFEGRVGVDETPI; translated from the coding sequence ATGACCGATGAGCCTGCCTCCAATATCAATTTGCCTCACAGGCAGCTGAAACTCGACACGCTGGTCAGGCTGCGCTGGCTTGCAGTCGGCGGACAGTCCGCCGCACTGCTCATCGTTCACGTCGGACTGGGCTACTCTCTTCCCGCGGGTCCTGCATTTGCCATGGTGGCCCTGTCCGCCTGGCTTAACATTTTTCTGAAGATGCGCTGGCCCTCGGCGATGCGCCTGTCTGAACGCGCCGCGACGCTTCAGCTGGCCTACGATATCCTTCAGATGAGCGGTCTCCTGTTCCTGACCGGCGGCCTCGGCAACCCTTTCGCCTTTCTTCTCATGGCACCGGTCATGGTGTCTGCCACCGGTCTGTCAGCGCGCTACACATTCCTGCTCGGCGTAGTGGCGACCATGTGCGCAAGCCTCCTGGCGGTGTTTCACTTGCCGCTGCCCTGGCCGGACACGGAAGACTTCAGGCTGCCGGTCATCTACTCCGTCGGGATCTGGGTCGCTCTTGTCCTGACGCTCGGTTTCATGGCGGTCTATGCGTTCCGTGTCGCAGAAGAGGCGCGGCAGCTTGCGGACGCACTCACCGCAACGGAACTTGTACTTGCGCGGGAACAACACCTTAACGCGCTGGATGGATTGGCAACGGCTGCCGCTCACGAGCTGGGCACACCACTTGCGACAATTTATCTTGCAGCAAAGGAACTAAGAGACGAATTCGAAGACGGCGACTACCGCGGCGAGGATATCGAACTGATCCGATCGCAGGCAGAACGATGCCGCGAAATTCTGAAGCAGCTGACCAGTCTTTCGAGCGAGGAAGACCAGACCTATCAGCGCATGCCCGTCGCCCAACTTCTGGAAGACGTCATCGACCCGCATCGCGGAACCGGTGTCGCCATTCATTCATCGATTGGCGGCAACGGTCCTGAACCCGTTGGAACACGGAATGCGGCAATTCGCTACGGTCTGGGCAATCTAGTTGAAAATGCAGTCGATTTCGCTGCGTCTCGGGTCGATGTCTCTGCACAATGGGACGATACTGTCCTGTCTATATCGATCCGTGACGACGGCCCCGGGTTTTCCGTCGACATTCTTGGAAAGATTGGCGACCCATACGTCTCTATTCGCAGTGGCAGATCGCCGCAAGGCAGCAGCGGTGGCGGTCTTGGGTTGGGCATCTTCATTGCCAAAACCCTGTTGGAACGCACAGGAGCGAAGCTGCAACTGGAGAACCAGGCACCGCCCGGCAATGGCGCCCATATCCGTGTCAGCTGGCCGCGTTCGACATTCGAAGGACGTGTTGGAGTGGACGAAACACCAATTTAG
- a CDS encoding cache domain-containing protein, which produces MSFARWPITWKISLPIATILVVTAAICVISLNSLYSAMFAERMAKIEDISNGGVAIAAHFHELEQSGDLSREEAQAAAKAAIGAIRFEGDNYLFVYAYDGTNLVHPKTSLIGTNLMNFTDKTGVRLVETLINRAKAGGGAMLYYWPRANSEVAIEKHGWGAGFEPWNWMIGTGVYVDDLDAAYWSAATTIIALAVVGALIAIFIAVVAVRQTVGPLRSLTANMSTLADGNTNVSVEGADRGDEIGQMASAMEVFVQNETNRRALEDQQNAAQEDAARKGAEIQQLSGEFDRQIMDMLNIIDGSVQNLQSASSDMTGVAAQTTEQSGLVSNASSQASHNVETVAAAAEELSASVNEIRRQVQSSSEIAAKAAGEAESTNQRMSGLSESASRIGEVVTLIQAIAEQTNLLALNATIEAARAGEAGKGFAVVAAEVKELANQTSKATEEISSQISAIQEETGLAASAISSVTEIITNMNEIASSISASVDEQGAATQEIASNATEASRSTVEVTTNIESVASAAENTRDTAQKVDASAQELRENAVQLRGQVATFLDEVNKRSIA; this is translated from the coding sequence ATGTCTTTCGCACGCTGGCCCATCACCTGGAAAATCAGTCTGCCCATTGCGACCATTCTCGTGGTTACGGCAGCCATCTGCGTGATCAGTCTCAATAGCCTCTATTCAGCAATGTTTGCCGAACGTATGGCAAAGATCGAGGATATCTCAAACGGTGGCGTTGCGATCGCTGCTCATTTTCATGAATTAGAGCAATCCGGTGACTTGAGCCGTGAGGAAGCGCAAGCTGCGGCAAAGGCAGCAATCGGGGCCATTCGGTTCGAAGGCGACAATTATCTCTTTGTGTATGCCTATGACGGCACCAATCTCGTGCATCCCAAGACTTCGCTTATCGGCACAAACCTGATGAACTTTACCGACAAGACCGGAGTTCGTCTTGTCGAGACGCTGATCAATCGGGCCAAAGCCGGCGGCGGGGCGATGCTCTACTACTGGCCGCGCGCGAACAGCGAGGTTGCCATTGAAAAACATGGCTGGGGCGCAGGTTTCGAACCCTGGAACTGGATGATCGGAACCGGTGTCTATGTCGACGATCTGGACGCTGCATACTGGAGCGCAGCAACAACAATTATCGCGCTCGCGGTCGTCGGAGCGCTTATCGCGATCTTCATTGCAGTTGTTGCCGTTCGCCAGACGGTCGGCCCACTGCGTTCGCTGACGGCGAACATGAGCACATTGGCCGACGGCAACACGAATGTCTCCGTCGAAGGCGCCGATCGTGGTGACGAAATCGGTCAAATGGCCAGCGCCATGGAGGTGTTCGTTCAGAACGAAACCAACCGCCGTGCACTGGAAGACCAGCAAAACGCCGCGCAAGAGGATGCGGCCCGCAAAGGTGCCGAGATCCAGCAGTTGAGCGGTGAATTCGATCGCCAGATCATGGATATGCTGAACATCATCGACGGCTCCGTTCAGAACCTCCAGTCCGCATCGAGCGACATGACAGGCGTTGCAGCTCAGACGACCGAGCAAAGCGGCCTTGTGTCAAACGCATCTTCTCAGGCTTCGCACAACGTAGAGACCGTTGCAGCCGCTGCGGAAGAACTGTCTGCTTCGGTCAACGAGATCCGCAGGCAGGTCCAGTCCTCAAGCGAGATTGCCGCGAAAGCGGCAGGGGAAGCTGAATCGACCAACCAGCGCATGAGCGGCCTTTCCGAATCGGCAAGCCGTATCGGCGAAGTTGTCACGCTTATCCAGGCAATCGCCGAGCAGACCAATCTCCTGGCGCTGAACGCGACCATTGAGGCGGCCCGTGCCGGCGAGGCCGGTAAGGGCTTTGCGGTCGTTGCCGCTGAAGTCAAGGAACTGGCCAACCAGACTTCCAAGGCCACGGAAGAAATTTCGAGCCAGATTTCCGCCATTCAGGAGGAAACCGGTCTTGCTGCCAGCGCGATCTCATCGGTGACAGAGATCATCACCAACATGAACGAGATCGCCTCTTCGATCTCGGCCTCGGTCGACGAGCAGGGTGCAGCGACCCAGGAGATCGCAAGCAATGCGACCGAAGCCTCCCGAAGCACGGTGGAAGTGACGACCAATATCGAAAGTGTCGCGTCTGCTGCCGAAAACACCCGCGATACCGCGCAGAAGGTCGACGCCTCGGCACAGGAACTGCGCGAAAACGCAGTTCAACTACGCGGACAGGTCGCGACTTTCCTCGATGAGGTCAACAAGCGCTCAATCGCCTGA
- the hisA gene encoding 1-(5-phosphoribosyl)-5-[(5-phosphoribosylamino)methylideneamino]imidazole-4-carboxamide isomerase — protein sequence MILFPAIDLKDGQCVRLKLGDMDQATVFNDNPGAQAKAFEAQGFEWLHVVDLNGAFAGESVNGAAVDAILASTKNPVQLGGGIRTLDHIETWLSRGIARVILGTVAVRDPDLVNEACRKFPGKVAVGIDAKGGHVAVEGWAETSELTAVDLAKRFQDAGVSAIIYTDIDRDGILKGLNIPSTLELAQSVSIPVIASGGLASIDDIHRLLKPDCAILEGAISGRALYDGRLDPKEAMDLILSARKKAS from the coding sequence ATGATCCTCTTTCCCGCCATCGACCTGAAGGATGGCCAGTGCGTGCGCTTGAAGCTTGGCGATATGGACCAGGCAACTGTCTTTAACGACAACCCCGGGGCACAGGCAAAAGCCTTTGAAGCCCAAGGTTTTGAGTGGCTACACGTAGTTGACCTCAATGGGGCCTTCGCCGGCGAGAGCGTGAACGGCGCGGCCGTTGACGCCATCCTGGCATCGACGAAAAACCCGGTTCAGCTGGGCGGCGGGATCAGGACGCTCGATCATATCGAAACCTGGCTTTCAAGAGGTATTGCACGGGTCATTCTCGGGACGGTCGCCGTGCGCGACCCGGATCTCGTAAACGAAGCCTGCCGCAAGTTTCCGGGTAAGGTCGCTGTCGGGATCGACGCCAAAGGCGGCCATGTGGCTGTTGAAGGATGGGCGGAAACCTCGGAACTGACCGCAGTGGATCTGGCAAAACGGTTCCAGGATGCCGGTGTTTCGGCGATCATCTACACCGATATCGACCGGGACGGGATCCTGAAGGGGCTGAACATACCGTCGACCCTGGAGCTGGCGCAGTCCGTTTCCATTCCCGTGATCGCCTCGGGCGGCCTCGCTTCGATTGATGACATTCACCGGCTTCTGAAGCCTGATTGCGCCATTCTGGAAGGCGCGATCTCCGGCCGCGCGCTTTATGACGGGCGCTTGGATCCGAAAGAAGCGATGGACCTGATCCTGAGCGCCAGGAAAAAAGCATCATGA
- a CDS encoding DUF1330 domain-containing protein, whose translation MSKGYWIARVDVHDPENYPQYVETAKPAFERFGANFLARGGKTDAIEGPGRARNVVIEFPSFQHAVDCYNSPEYQQAVKIRQKVADGEIVIVEGL comes from the coding sequence GTGAGCAAGGGATACTGGATTGCGCGGGTGGATGTGCACGACCCGGAAAACTATCCGCAATATGTGGAAACGGCCAAGCCGGCGTTTGAGCGGTTCGGCGCCAATTTCCTCGCACGCGGCGGTAAGACCGATGCCATCGAGGGTCCGGGACGGGCACGGAATGTCGTGATTGAATTTCCCAGCTTCCAACATGCGGTCGATTGCTATAACTCGCCCGAATACCAGCAGGCGGTGAAAATCCGCCAGAAAGTTGCCGATGGCGAAATCGTCATCGTGGAAGGACTGTAA
- a CDS encoding molybdopterin-synthase adenylyltransferase MoeB: MLSPAELERYARHIVMQEIGGAGQQKLKNARVLVIGAGGLGAPVLQYLAAAGVGTLGIVDDDAVSLSNLQRQIIHDTDKLGEPKVASAAEAIARLNPNVIVEPHPTRIAGHNALALVSDYDLVVDGSDNFETRYLVSDACFFAKKPLVTAAVGQFDGSITTLKPFEKNSDGALNPTYRCLFPRKPRAGLLPTCAEAGVLGALTGIVGTMQAMEVIKEITGTGEGLVGRMVMFDARSFRMETIRYKRSAKNPLNGDDPKDWATMLEDA, from the coding sequence ATGCTTTCCCCGGCAGAACTCGAACGCTACGCCCGTCATATCGTCATGCAGGAAATTGGCGGTGCGGGTCAGCAGAAACTCAAAAACGCCCGCGTGCTGGTGATCGGTGCCGGCGGCCTCGGAGCGCCGGTCCTGCAATATCTCGCAGCGGCCGGGGTCGGCACGCTCGGGATCGTCGACGATGATGCCGTGTCGCTTTCCAATCTCCAGCGCCAGATCATTCACGATACGGACAAGCTGGGTGAGCCCAAAGTCGCCAGTGCTGCGGAGGCGATTGCGCGCCTCAATCCCAATGTCATTGTGGAGCCGCATCCGACGCGTATTGCCGGTCACAATGCGCTTGCGCTGGTCTCGGACTATGATCTGGTGGTCGACGGCTCGGACAATTTTGAAACGCGTTATCTCGTGTCTGATGCCTGTTTCTTTGCGAAAAAACCACTTGTGACCGCCGCAGTCGGCCAGTTCGACGGGTCAATCACGACGTTGAAACCTTTCGAGAAAAATTCAGATGGCGCGTTGAACCCGACCTATCGCTGCCTGTTTCCGCGAAAGCCGCGCGCGGGCCTGTTGCCGACATGTGCTGAAGCCGGTGTTCTCGGCGCACTGACAGGTATCGTCGGTACAATGCAGGCCATGGAAGTGATCAAGGAAATCACCGGAACGGGCGAAGGACTGGTCGGAAGAATGGTCATGTTCGATGCGCGCAGCTTCCGGATGGAAACCATTCGCTACAAACGCTCGGCGAAAAATCCGCTCAACGGCGACGATCCCAAGGACTGGGCCACCATGCTGGAGGATGCTTAG
- a CDS encoding carboxymuconolactone decarboxylase family protein, with product MATVKLMTDAQADAIPAVKAVFDDIRETRGSDFINNVWRALAWDPESLERTWSQVKSVMAVPGALDPKTREMIYIAVSAANACSYCVHSHTAAARAKGMTDAEHGELLRIIGLASMTNALVTSLQVPVDPEFEAWQ from the coding sequence ATGGCAACAGTGAAGCTGATGACGGACGCTCAAGCTGACGCGATTCCTGCGGTCAAGGCGGTCTTTGATGATATTCGTGAGACGCGCGGGTCCGATTTCATCAACAATGTCTGGCGGGCTCTCGCGTGGGACCCCGAAAGTCTGGAGAGAACCTGGAGCCAGGTCAAATCGGTCATGGCTGTACCCGGCGCTCTCGATCCGAAAACACGGGAGATGATCTATATTGCTGTTTCGGCGGCAAACGCTTGCAGCTATTGCGTCCATTCCCACACGGCTGCCGCCCGCGCTAAAGGCATGACGGACGCAGAACATGGCGAGTTGCTGCGGATAATCGGCCTGGCCTCGATGACAAACGCGCTGGTGACGTCCCTGCAGGTTCCTGTTGATCCGGAATTCGAAGCATGGCAGTAG
- a CDS encoding ActR/PrrA/RegA family redox response regulator transcription factor produces the protein MTDHMTSINGSGDMSLLIVDDDKPFQQRLARAMEKRGFATETADGVQDAALKIARTAPAYAIVDMRLEDGNGLDVIEKIRQKRPDARAIVLTGYGNIATAVTAVKLGAIDYLAKPADPDDIVAALARKPEDKAQPPENPMSADRVRWEHIQRVYELCDRNVSETARRLNMHRRTLQRILAKRAPR, from the coding sequence ATGACGGACCATATGACATCAATAAATGGATCCGGAGACATGAGTCTTCTGATCGTCGACGACGACAAACCGTTTCAGCAACGCTTGGCGCGCGCAATGGAAAAGCGCGGATTTGCGACTGAAACAGCGGACGGCGTTCAGGACGCAGCACTCAAAATTGCACGCACCGCCCCGGCATATGCAATCGTCGATATGCGCCTGGAGGACGGAAACGGCCTCGATGTCATTGAAAAAATTAGACAAAAACGCCCTGACGCGCGCGCAATCGTCCTGACCGGCTATGGGAACATCGCCACAGCGGTGACTGCGGTAAAACTCGGTGCCATCGATTATCTGGCGAAACCTGCCGACCCTGACGACATCGTTGCGGCGCTTGCACGCAAGCCTGAGGACAAGGCACAGCCGCCGGAAAACCCGATGTCCGCAGACCGGGTGCGCTGGGAACATATTCAACGGGTCTATGAACTGTGCGACCGAAATGTTTCCGAAACCGCGCGCCGTCTGAACATGCACCGACGGACATTGCAGCGAATTCTTGCGAAAAGGGCGCCACGCTGA